The Stigmatella aurantiaca genome includes the window GCCCCCTCCAGGAAGCGCTTCGTCTCGGGATCCAACGTCAGGAAGCGCAGCCCCATGCCGGGCACGCCCGTGCCCTTCCGCCCGGTGACGAAGTGGACCACCGCGGACGCATAGATGATGCGGGCGCCCGAGGTGAGGCGTAAATCCAGGGTAATCAGGGTGCCCGGGTCTTTAACCGTCTTGGAGCGCAGGTAGATGCCGCCCCAGGTGACGTTGGCGCTGTACTTGGCGGCGAACTCTTCCGAGGTGGCGAAGGGCAGTTTGACCACCAACCCCACCGGCCCCTCTTGCTTCGATTCCGTCAATGCGCGCGCCCGGCTGGGAGGAAGGCGCGGAGTATCGCCCGAAGCCTCCGCGGACGGACATCAAAACCACGGCCGTCCGGCGGCCAGGCATCCGGATCATTGCGAGGGCGCCCCAAGCCGCGTATGCAAAAGACTCCGCTGGGCACGGATGCCCCGCGGCCCCCTTCCGGAGCCCCCATGCTGCCCACCGATGTCCGGCTCGCGCTCACCTTTGATGACGTTCTGCTGCTTCCGGCCGAGAGCTCGGTTGTTCCCAAGGAGGTCGAGCTGTCCACGCGGCTCACGCGCCAGCTGCGGCTGAACATCCCGCTGCTGTCGGCGGCGATGGACACCGTGACCGAGTCCCGCGCCGCCATCGCGATGGCGCAAGAGGGCGGCATCGGCGTCATCCACAAGAACATGACCCCCGAGCAGCAGGCGCTCGAGGTGCTCAAGGTGAAGAAGTTCGAGAGCGGCATGGTGGTGGACCCGGTCACCATCGAGCCGGGGGAGCCGCTGGCGCGGGCGCTGGAGCTGATGCGCCACCACGGCATCTCCGGCATCCCCGTGACGCAGGGCCGGCGCCTGGTGGGCATCGTCACCAGCCGCGACGTGCGCTTCGAGACGAACCTCTCCCAGAAGGTGGAGCAGATGATGACGCGCAAGCTCATCACCGGGCGCGAGGGCATCACCCAGGCCGAGGCCCAGGCGCTCCTGCACCAGCACCGCATCGAGAAGCTCCTCATCGTCAACGAGGCGTTCGAGCTCAAGGGGCTCGTCACCATCAAGGACATCGAGAAGCGGCGCACCAACCCGAACGCCGCCAAGGACGCCAAGGGCCGGCTGCTGTGTGCCGCCGCCGTGGGCGTCTCCGCGGACCGCGAGGCCCGCATCGACGCGCTGGTGAAGGCCGGCGTGGACGTCATCGTCGTGGACACGGCGCACGGACACTCGCGCTCGGTCATCGACGGGGTGCGCGACACGCGCAAGAACTTCAAGGGCTTCGAGCTCATCGCCGGCAACGTGGCCACCGCCGAGGGCACCCGGGCGCTCATCGAGGCTGGCGTGGACGCGGTGAAGGTGGGCATCGGCCCGGGCTCCATCTGCACCACCCGCGTGGTGGCCGGGGTGGGCGTGCCCCAAATCACCGCCGTGGATGACTGCGCGCGCGAGGCGAACAAGCACGACATCCCCATCATCTCGGACGGCGGAATCAAGTACTCGGGCGACATCGTCAAGGCGCTCGCCGCGGGGGCCAGCTCCGTGATGATCGGCTCGCTGTTCGCGGGCACCGAGGAGGCGCCCGGCGACGTGATTCTGTACCAGGGCCGCAGCTACAAGAGCTACCGGGGCATGGGCTCGCTGGGCGCCATGAAGCAGGGCGCCAAGGACCGCTACTTCCAGTCGGACGTGGACGCGGTGAAGCTGGTGCCGGAGGGAATCGAAGGGCGCGTGCCGTACAAGGGCACCCTCTCCATGAACGTCCACCAGATGCTGGGCGGCATCCGCAGCGGCATGGGCTACGTGGGCTGCGGCACCATCGAGGAGCTGCGCCACAAGGCCCAGTTCATCCGCATCACCTCGGCCGGGCTCAAGGAGAGCCACGTGCACGACGTCATCATCACCGAGGAAGCGCCCAACTACCGGGTGGAGTAGGGCGCCTCACCCGCGGTGAAGCCGGGGAAGGGCTACTTGCCGCCCCGGCGCTTGGTGCC containing:
- the guaB gene encoding IMP dehydrogenase; this encodes MLPTDVRLALTFDDVLLLPAESSVVPKEVELSTRLTRQLRLNIPLLSAAMDTVTESRAAIAMAQEGGIGVIHKNMTPEQQALEVLKVKKFESGMVVDPVTIEPGEPLARALELMRHHGISGIPVTQGRRLVGIVTSRDVRFETNLSQKVEQMMTRKLITGREGITQAEAQALLHQHRIEKLLIVNEAFELKGLVTIKDIEKRRTNPNAAKDAKGRLLCAAAVGVSADREARIDALVKAGVDVIVVDTAHGHSRSVIDGVRDTRKNFKGFELIAGNVATAEGTRALIEAGVDAVKVGIGPGSICTTRVVAGVGVPQITAVDDCAREANKHDIPIISDGGIKYSGDIVKALAAGASSVMIGSLFAGTEEAPGDVILYQGRSYKSYRGMGSLGAMKQGAKDRYFQSDVDAVKLVPEGIEGRVPYKGTLSMNVHQMLGGIRSGMGYVGCGTIEELRHKAQFIRITSAGLKESHVHDVIITEEAPNYRVE